One Curtobacterium sp. MCLR17_007 DNA window includes the following coding sequences:
- the mraZ gene encoding division/cell wall cluster transcriptional repressor MraZ: protein MLLGTHAPKLDEKGRVILPAKFRDELSGGLVMTRGQERCVVVFSARTFEEIHERIRQAPMTSKRTRDYMRLFLSGASAEQPDKQNRVTIPQNLREYAGLERDLTVIGSGDRAEIWSTTAWETYYAEAEEAFAENDEEVIPGIF from the coding sequence GTGCTGCTCGGTACCCATGCCCCGAAGCTCGACGAGAAGGGTCGCGTGATCCTCCCCGCCAAGTTCCGGGACGAACTGTCCGGGGGGCTCGTGATGACCCGCGGCCAGGAGCGGTGCGTCGTGGTCTTCAGTGCTCGCACGTTCGAGGAGATCCACGAGCGCATCCGCCAGGCGCCGATGACGTCGAAGCGCACCAGGGACTACATGCGCCTGTTCCTCTCGGGGGCCAGCGCAGAACAGCCCGACAAGCAGAACCGCGTGACGATCCCGCAGAACCTCCGTGAGTACGCGGGGCTCGAGCGGGACCTCACGGTCATCGGCTCCGGTGACCGTGCCGAGATCTGGTCGACCACCGCGTGGGAGACCTACTACGCCGAAGCCGAAGAGGCCTTCGCAGAGAACGACGAGGAGGTGATCCCGGGCATCTTCTGA
- the rsmH gene encoding 16S rRNA (cytosine(1402)-N(4))-methyltransferase RsmH codes for MTDHIDGDTPQRFPHTPVMLERIVDLFTPTLDGPGKVVVDATLGMGGHSEGLLERFPELTLIGLDRDTDALGIAGERLARFGDRVHLVHTVYDEIDAALDEVGVREVDGVLFDLGVSSLQLDRAERGFAYSQDAPLDMRMDRTQGITAAEVLAEYDERELRRIFQRYGEEKLAGRYAKAIVERRAEQPFTMSGDLVQVLHDATPVAIQRQGHPAKRVFQALRIEVNTELSVLERAIPAALDAIAVGGRIVVESYQSLEDRIVKRALVARTTSSAPTDLPVELPEHAPTFALVVKGAELADEAERAANPRATPVRLRAAERIRK; via the coding sequence ATGACAGACCACATCGACGGCGACACCCCCCAGCGGTTCCCGCACACCCCCGTGATGCTCGAGCGCATCGTGGACCTCTTCACCCCCACGCTCGACGGCCCCGGCAAGGTCGTCGTCGACGCGACGCTCGGCATGGGCGGCCACTCCGAGGGGCTCCTCGAGCGGTTCCCGGAGCTGACGCTGATCGGGCTCGACCGCGACACCGACGCACTCGGCATCGCGGGGGAGCGCCTGGCGCGCTTCGGCGACCGGGTGCACCTGGTCCACACCGTCTACGACGAGATCGACGCGGCGCTCGACGAGGTCGGCGTGCGCGAGGTCGACGGCGTGCTGTTCGACCTCGGCGTCTCGTCGCTGCAGCTCGACCGGGCCGAGCGCGGTTTCGCGTACAGCCAGGACGCACCCCTCGACATGCGCATGGACCGGACGCAGGGCATCACCGCCGCCGAGGTCCTCGCCGAGTACGACGAGCGCGAACTCCGCCGCATCTTCCAGCGCTACGGCGAGGAGAAGCTCGCCGGCCGCTACGCCAAGGCGATCGTCGAACGGCGCGCCGAGCAGCCGTTCACGATGTCCGGCGACCTGGTCCAGGTCCTGCACGACGCCACCCCGGTGGCGATCCAGCGCCAGGGGCACCCGGCCAAGCGGGTCTTCCAGGCGCTGCGCATCGAGGTCAACACCGAGCTCAGCGTCCTCGAGCGGGCGATCCCGGCGGCGCTCGACGCCATCGCGGTCGGCGGCCGGATCGTCGTCGAGTCGTACCAGTCCCTCGAGGACCGCATCGTCAAGCGGGCGCTCGTCGCACGGACCACCTCGAGCGCCCCGACCGACCTGCCGGTGGAGCTCCCCGAGCACGCCCCCACCTTCGCGCTGGTCGTGAAGGGCGCGGAACTGGCCGACGAGGCCGAACGCGCAGCCAACCCCCGAGCAACACCCGTGCGACTCCGCGCGGCCGAGCGGATCCGGAAGTGA
- a CDS encoding penicillin-binding protein 2: MTKTIRNRRLRYSVVIVAVIALVAVFVIRLVDIQVVQAAELNKASSAKRSIPVTLYGTRGSIVDRNGTALADSVTRYNITTAPRLVKDFEGKLGGTRVKDVSVADALTAIAKATDGDAAAMRKSIDADPTSDFAYLVKGLDVKQYEAVRALDVPWLYPQQQSARTYPTGATTGNITGFMGTDGAQAGLEYAYDKCLAGTNGSQTYERGEDGVQLPGSTVTTKQAKDGGTLQTTIDSDLQYMASQDIADAAQKLQAVSATATVTKVKTGEVLAVADYPTVDPNDVDATTDKGAFGSRALTDSYEPGSTIKAAIAAALIDQGKATPTTGVVVPYERTFPWGGTIHDAEYHPTENLTLTGILRDSSNVGITELGSRLTDQQRYDVMKKFGLFQPESAIDYPGQPGMQYGASPNWDQQTGINSMFGQGISTTAMQVASIYQTIANEGVRIPLHFVKGCTTADGTTIDAPDVQSERVVSANAATQVTDMLQSVVTGGTLVGMKPISGYNIAAKTGTAEVAEGSKGYGSQRIISVAGMAPAEDPQYVVTVTFTKPQTSKFSSGAAPAFRTLMSQVLEKYRVAPSTTEAQTYPSTW, translated from the coding sequence GTGACGAAGACGATCCGCAACCGCCGACTCCGTTACAGCGTCGTCATCGTCGCCGTGATCGCCCTGGTGGCGGTCTTCGTGATCCGCCTCGTCGACATCCAGGTCGTCCAGGCGGCCGAGCTGAACAAGGCCTCGAGCGCCAAGCGCAGCATCCCGGTGACCCTCTACGGCACGCGCGGATCGATCGTCGACCGCAACGGCACCGCACTCGCCGACAGCGTGACGCGCTACAACATCACGACGGCCCCGCGGCTGGTCAAGGACTTCGAGGGCAAACTCGGCGGCACCCGCGTCAAGGACGTCAGCGTGGCCGACGCCCTGACCGCCATCGCGAAGGCCACGGACGGCGACGCCGCGGCGATGCGGAAGTCGATCGACGCCGACCCCACGTCCGACTTCGCGTACCTGGTCAAGGGCCTCGACGTGAAGCAGTACGAGGCGGTCCGTGCGCTCGACGTGCCCTGGCTCTACCCGCAGCAGCAGTCGGCCCGCACGTACCCGACCGGTGCGACCACGGGCAACATCACCGGCTTCATGGGCACCGACGGCGCGCAGGCCGGGCTGGAGTACGCCTACGACAAGTGCCTGGCGGGCACCAACGGCTCGCAGACCTACGAGCGCGGCGAGGACGGCGTCCAGCTGCCGGGCAGCACGGTGACGACCAAGCAGGCCAAGGACGGCGGGACCCTGCAGACGACGATCGACAGCGACCTGCAGTACATGGCGTCGCAGGACATCGCGGACGCGGCCCAGAAGCTCCAGGCGGTGTCGGCGACCGCCACGGTGACCAAGGTGAAGACCGGCGAGGTCCTGGCGGTCGCGGACTACCCGACCGTGGACCCGAACGACGTCGACGCCACGACGGACAAGGGCGCGTTCGGCTCGCGAGCGCTCACCGACTCGTACGAGCCCGGCTCGACGATCAAGGCGGCCATCGCGGCGGCGCTCATCGACCAGGGCAAGGCCACCCCGACCACCGGGGTCGTCGTCCCCTACGAGCGGACCTTCCCGTGGGGCGGGACGATCCACGACGCCGAGTACCACCCCACCGAGAACCTGACCCTCACCGGCATCCTCCGCGACTCGTCGAACGTCGGCATCACCGAGCTCGGCTCACGACTGACCGACCAGCAGCGCTACGACGTCATGAAGAAGTTCGGCCTGTTCCAGCCGGAGTCGGCGATCGACTACCCGGGCCAGCCGGGCATGCAGTACGGCGCGAGCCCGAACTGGGACCAGCAGACGGGCATCAACTCGATGTTCGGGCAGGGCATCTCGACGACGGCGATGCAGGTCGCGAGCATCTACCAGACCATCGCGAACGAGGGCGTCCGGATCCCGCTGCACTTCGTCAAGGGCTGCACCACGGCCGACGGCACCACGATCGACGCGCCCGACGTGCAGAGTGAGCGCGTCGTGTCCGCGAACGCGGCCACCCAGGTGACTGACATGCTGCAGAGCGTGGTCACGGGCGGCACCCTGGTGGGGATGAAGCCGATCTCCGGCTACAACATCGCCGCCAAGACGGGCACCGCCGAGGTGGCCGAGGGCAGCAAGGGCTACGGCTCCCAGCGCATCATCTCGGTGGCCGGAATGGCACCCGCCGAGGACCCCCAGTATGTTGTCACGGTGACGTTCACGAAGCCGCAGACGAGCAAGTTCTCGAGCGGAGCGGCTCCGGCGTTCCGCACACTCATGTCCCAGGTGCTCGAGAAGTACCGCGTCGCCCCCTCCACGACCGAGGCGCAGACCTACCCCTCCACGTGGTAG
- a CDS encoding UDP-N-acetylmuramoyl-L-alanyl-D-glutamate--2,6-diaminopimelate ligase has translation MSARIPPVLRPEHPTPRAVAELANGFGLRVVGSLDAVETTGVTLSAAEVQPGDLFVGVHGANRHGAEFAAEAAERGAVAVLTDAEGVDVAQGSGLPVLVVDDPRAALGDVAAWVYRTHPDEATDLPQLFAVTGTNGKTSTSYILEGILKQLGLVTGLSSTAERHIGSLSVTSRLTTPEASEMHALLARMRESEVRAVAVEVSAQALSRHRVDGIVFDVVAFTNLSHDHLDDYADMEEYYQAKLPLFQPEHGRRGVVSLDTDWGQRVVQDSRIPVTTITVHPEVEAEWHVDIVEAHAAYTEFRLTGPEGRELTTRVPLIGWHMAANAALAIVMLVEGGFELGAIAHALESGHRHYEDAGDGTVSAIECYLPGRTERVSGDRGPSVYVDFGHSPDAFLNTLAAVRQFTPGKVVMLFGADGDRDTTKRADMARVAAEGSDILVVTDHHPRFEDAASIRKTLVDAARAALPEHEIHEVSPPEAAIRTAVGLVGEGDSILWAGPGHQDYRDIQGVRTPYSARDEARAALREAGWEPNAGPVEDAR, from the coding sequence TTGTCCGCACGGATCCCCCCGGTCCTCCGACCCGAACACCCGACCCCGAGGGCCGTGGCCGAGCTGGCCAACGGCTTCGGCCTGCGGGTCGTCGGGTCGCTGGACGCCGTCGAGACGACCGGCGTGACCCTGAGTGCTGCCGAGGTGCAGCCGGGTGACCTGTTCGTCGGCGTGCACGGCGCGAACCGCCACGGTGCCGAGTTCGCAGCCGAGGCCGCCGAGCGCGGAGCCGTCGCGGTGCTCACCGACGCCGAGGGTGTCGACGTCGCCCAGGGGTCCGGACTGCCCGTCCTCGTCGTGGACGACCCCCGTGCGGCGCTCGGCGACGTCGCGGCATGGGTGTACCGCACCCACCCGGACGAGGCCACGGACCTGCCGCAGCTCTTCGCGGTCACCGGCACCAACGGCAAGACCAGCACGTCGTACATCCTCGAGGGCATCCTCAAGCAGCTCGGCCTGGTCACGGGACTGAGCTCCACCGCCGAGCGTCACATCGGCTCGCTCAGCGTCACGAGCCGCCTGACCACCCCCGAGGCGAGCGAGATGCACGCCCTGCTCGCCCGCATGCGCGAGAGCGAGGTCCGCGCGGTCGCCGTCGAGGTGAGCGCGCAGGCCCTCAGCCGCCACCGCGTCGACGGCATCGTGTTCGACGTCGTCGCGTTCACCAACCTGAGTCACGACCACCTCGACGACTACGCCGACATGGAGGAGTACTACCAGGCCAAGCTGCCGCTGTTCCAGCCGGAGCACGGCCGTCGCGGCGTCGTCTCGCTCGACACCGACTGGGGTCAGCGCGTCGTCCAGGACTCCCGCATCCCGGTCACCACGATCACGGTGCACCCCGAGGTCGAGGCCGAGTGGCACGTCGACATCGTCGAGGCACACGCGGCCTACACCGAGTTCCGGCTGACCGGACCCGAGGGCCGCGAGCTCACCACCCGCGTGCCGCTCATCGGCTGGCACATGGCTGCCAACGCCGCGCTGGCGATCGTCATGCTCGTCGAGGGCGGTTTCGAGCTCGGGGCGATCGCGCACGCGCTCGAGAGCGGCCACCGGCACTACGAGGACGCCGGCGACGGCACCGTCAGCGCGATCGAGTGCTACCTGCCCGGCCGGACCGAGCGCGTGTCCGGCGACCGCGGCCCCAGCGTCTACGTCGACTTCGGCCACAGCCCCGACGCGTTCCTCAACACGCTCGCCGCCGTCCGGCAGTTCACGCCGGGCAAGGTCGTCATGCTGTTCGGCGCCGACGGGGACCGCGACACCACCAAGCGCGCGGACATGGCCCGGGTCGCTGCCGAGGGCTCCGACATCCTCGTCGTCACCGACCACCACCCGCGCTTCGAGGACGCCGCCTCGATCCGGAAGACCCTGGTCGACGCCGCCCGCGCCGCGCTGCCCGAGCACGAGATCCACGAGGTCAGCCCACCCGAAGCGGCGATCCGCACCGCCGTCGGACTCGTCGGCGAGGGCGACTCGATCCTCTGGGCCGGTCCCGGACACCAGGACTACCGCGACATCCAGGGCGTGCGCACCCCGTACTCGGCCCGCGACGAAGCCCGCGCGGCACTCCGTGAGGCCGGCTGGGAGCCGAACGCCGGCCCGGTGGAGGACGCGCGATGA